From Pseudonocardia autotrophica, one genomic window encodes:
- a CDS encoding MinD/ParA family ATP-binding protein: protein MTAGAAGTTAAGAGGGAGAGGSDGPAGSRGAPAARGSGRQATGRPVSDRPWRSSWDRDAAEREASDRTRRDNGSRVDGSRPDGSRADGAPPAPEAASRRPRWTAPEAVEARSGQHRRGDGSHGGLDLTPHRASSSRRPPESGWRKLVYLLTGGLVNPGESPAELHRRDLVSRLNRPLLNAHKIAMLSLKGGVGKTTVTATLGATFASHRGDRVVAVDANPDRGTLSQKIPLETTATVRHLLRDSDRVRRYTDVRSYTSQGQSRLEVLASEQDPAVSEAFSEDDYRRAVDLLEHFYNLVLTDCGTGLMHSAMYGVLGMADQLVIVSSGSIDGARSASATLDWLDAHGYGSLVRNAVVVINSVYRRAGGGVDLDRVAEHFAGRCRAVVRVPFDPHLEEGAEIDLDRLEEPTRTALLELAAAVADGFPV, encoded by the coding sequence ATGACCGCGGGCGCCGCCGGCACAACCGCGGCCGGTGCTGGTGGCGGTGCTGGTGCTGGTGGCAGTGACGGTCCGGCGGGGTCGCGCGGGGCCCCTGCGGCCCGCGGATCGGGCCGGCAGGCGACCGGTCGTCCGGTGTCGGACCGGCCGTGGCGGAGCTCGTGGGACCGCGACGCCGCCGAGCGGGAGGCCTCCGACCGGACCCGCCGGGACAACGGCTCGCGCGTCGACGGTTCGCGCCCCGATGGCTCGCGCGCCGACGGCGCCCCTCCGGCGCCGGAGGCCGCGTCCCGCCGGCCACGCTGGACCGCGCCCGAGGCGGTCGAGGCCCGATCCGGGCAGCACCGGCGCGGCGACGGCTCACACGGCGGCCTTGACCTGACCCCGCACCGGGCGAGCAGCTCACGGCGCCCGCCGGAGAGCGGCTGGCGCAAACTCGTCTACCTGCTCACCGGGGGACTGGTGAACCCGGGGGAGAGCCCGGCGGAGCTGCACCGCCGGGATCTGGTCTCCCGACTGAACCGGCCGCTGCTCAACGCGCACAAGATCGCGATGCTGAGCCTGAAGGGCGGTGTCGGGAAGACGACCGTCACCGCGACCCTGGGCGCCACGTTCGCGTCCCACCGCGGGGACCGGGTCGTCGCGGTGGACGCGAACCCGGACCGCGGGACGCTCAGCCAGAAGATTCCGCTGGAGACGACCGCGACCGTCCGGCACCTGCTCCGCGACTCCGACCGGGTGCGTCGCTACACCGACGTCCGCTCGTACACCTCGCAGGGACAGTCGCGGCTGGAGGTGCTGGCCAGCGAGCAGGACCCTGCCGTGTCGGAGGCGTTCAGCGAGGACGACTACCGGCGCGCGGTCGACCTGCTCGAGCACTTCTACAACCTGGTCCTGACCGACTGCGGTACCGGCCTGATGCACTCCGCGATGTACGGGGTGCTGGGCATGGCCGATCAGCTCGTGATCGTGTCGTCCGGATCGATCGACGGGGCCCGCAGCGCCTCGGCGACGCTGGACTGGCTGGACGCACACGGCTACGGCAGCCTCGTCCGGAACGCCGTCGTCGTGATCAACTCGGTGTACCGGCGGGCGGGCGGCGGCGTCGACCTGGACCGGGTCGCGGAGCACTTCGCCGGCCGCTGCCGGGCGGTCGTCCGGGTGCCGTTCGATCCGCACCTGGAGGAGGGCGCCGAGATCGATCTCGACCGCCTGGAGGAGCCGACCCGCACCGCGCTGCTGGAGCTGGCCGCCGCCGTGGCGGACGGTTTCCCGGTCTGA
- a CDS encoding BldC family transcriptional regulator: MAAPTQAPERLLTPGEVATLFRVDPKTVTRWASAGRIGSIRTPGGHRRFRESEVRGLLADLTSEASPGLR; this comes from the coding sequence ATGGCAGCTCCGACACAGGCCCCCGAGCGACTGCTGACCCCGGGCGAGGTCGCCACGCTCTTCCGTGTCGACCCCAAGACCGTGACGCGCTGGGCGTCCGCCGGCCGGATCGGCTCGATCCGCACGCCCGGTGGCCACCGCCGATTCCGCGAGTCCGAGGTCCGCGGACTGCTGGCCGACCTCACCAGTGAGGCCAGCCCCGGCCTCCGCTGA